One window of Suricata suricatta isolate VVHF042 chromosome 6, meerkat_22Aug2017_6uvM2_HiC, whole genome shotgun sequence genomic DNA carries:
- the N4BP3 gene encoding NEDD4-binding protein 3, which translates to MATTPGPAGIAMGSVGSLLERQDLSPEELRAALAGSRGSRQPDGLLRKGLGQRELLSYLHLPKKDGKTAKRTARNESADYTTLYYREHPRAGDFSKTSLPERGRFDKCRIRPSVFKPMAGAGKGFLSMQSLAAHKGQKLWRSNGSLHTLACHPPLSPGPRTSQAQARAQLLHALSLDEGGPEPEPSLSDSSSGGSFGRSPGTGPSPFSSSLGHINHLGGSLDRASRVPKDAGPLAMLSCLPEPPPPYEFSCPTAEEVVALLPDTCEDLKRGLSDEDGSNPFTQVLEERQRLWLSELKRLYVERLHEVAQKAERSERNLQLQLFMAQQEQRRLRKELRAQQGLGPEPRPPGTLPEADPNTRPEEEARWEVCQKTAEISLLKQQLREAQAELAQKLAEIFSLKTQLRGSRAQAQAQDAELAQLREVVRSLQEQGPREEAPGSCETDDCKSRGLLGEAGGSSEAGGVGGGAEQLRTQLVQERLRAQEQALCFERERRTWQEEKERVLRYQREIQGGYLDMYRRNQALEQELRALREPLAPWSPRLESSKI; encoded by the exons ATGGCCACAACCCCGGGCCCTGCTGGCATTGCCATGGGCAGCGTGGGCAGCCTGTTGGAACGGCAGGACCTGTCCCCGGAAGAGCTACGGGCAGCGCTCGCGGGGTCCCGGGGTTCCCGCCAGCCTGATGGGCTCCTCCGGAAGGGCTTGGGCCAGCGTGAACTCCTGAGCTACCTGCACCTCCCCAAGAAGGACGGCAAGACCGCCAAGCGCACCGCTCGGAACGAGTCTGCTGACTACACCACCCTCTACTACCGAGAGCATCCTCGAGCCGGTGACTTCAGCAAGACTTCGCTGCCCGAGCGGGGTCGCTTTGACAAG TGCCGCATTCGCCCATCAGTGTTCAAGCCCATGGCGGGCGCTGGGAAAGGCTtcctgtccatgcagagcctggcAGCCCACAAGGGCCAGAAGCTGTGGCGCAGCAACGGCAGCCTGCACACGCTGGCTTGCCACCCGCCCCTGAGCCCGGGGCCCCGGACCAGCCAGGCACAGGCCCGTGCCCAGCTATTGCATGCGCTCAGCCTGGACGAGGGTGGCCCCGAGCCAGAGCCCAGCCTGTCTGACTCCTCCAGCGGGGGCAGCTTTGGCCGCAGTCCTGGCACTGGTCCCAGCCCCTTCAGCTCCTCATTGGGCCACATTAACCACCTCGGGGGCTCCCTGGACCGGGCCTCCCGGGTCCCCAAGGACGCTGGACCACTGGCGATGCTGAGCTGCCTGCCGGAGCCACCGCCCCCCTATGAATTCTCCTGCCCCACCGCTGAGGAGGTAGTGGCCCTGCTTCCCGACACCTGTGAGGATCTCAAGAGGGGCCTCAGTGATGAGGACGGCTCCAACCCCTTCACACAG GTGCTGGAGGAGCGCCAGCGGCTGTGGCTGTCCGAGCTGAAGCGCCTGTACGTGGAGAGGCTGCACGAGGTGGCTCAGAAGGCAGAGCGCAGTGAGCGCAACCTCCAGCTACAGCTCTTCATGGCCCAGCAGGAGCAGCGGCGGCTGCGCAAAGAGCTCCGGGCACAGCAGGGCCTGGGCCCCGAGCCTCGGCCCCCCGGCACCCTCCCAGAAGCCGACCCTAACACCCGACCAGAGGAGGAAGCCCGATGGGAG gtgtGCCAGAAGACAGCGGAGATTAGCCTCTTGAAGCAGCAGCTGCGGGAGGCTCAGGCCGAGCTGGCACAGAAGCTGGCCGAGATCTTCAGCCTCAAGACGCAGCTTCGGGGCAGCCGGGCGCAGGCACAAGCCCAGGACGCAGAGCTGGCCCAGCTGCGCGAGGTGGTGCGGAGCCTGCAGGAACAGGGCCCTCGGGAGGAAGCCCCGGGCAGCTGTGAGACCGACGACTGCAAGagcagggggctcctgggggaggcGGGCGGCAGCAGCGAGGCCGGAGGGGTTGGAGGGGGCGCCGAGCAGCTGCGCACCCAGCTGGTGCAGGAGCGCCTCCGCGCCCAGGAGCAAGCGCTGTGCTTCGAGCGGGAGCGGCGGACAtggcaggaggagaaggaaagggtgCTGCGCTACCAGCGGGAGATCCAAGGAGGCTACCTGGACATGTACCGCCGCAACCAGGCGCTGGAACAAGAGCTGCGGGCGCTGCGGGAGCCCCTGGCGCCCTGGAGCCCTCGGCTGGAGTCCTCCAAGATCTGA